The Caulobacter sp. 73W region GCGCCCAGCAGGGCGTTCTCGGTCTTGCGGCTGGCCGCGAGGGCGCCCGAGGCGGGCAGGGCCACCGCACCGGCGAGCGTGGCGGCGAGAGCGATCTTGGTGAACTTGGTCGGCTTCATAGCGGTCCTCCTTCAATATGGCCCCAGCCTAGAAAAGCCGGCCTGAACCCGATCTGAACCCGCAAGTTCAGGTGTGGTTCATCTTCGAAGGGTGATCGCGCCGGAAGCCTAGAGCTGGTCGAGGCCGTAGGCGGCGTGCAGGGCGCGCACCGCCAGTTCGGTGTAGGCGGCGTCGATCAGCACGCTGATCTTGATCTCCGAGGTGGAGATCACCTGGATGTTCACGCCCTTGGCGGCCAGCGCCTCGAACATGCTCTTGGCGACGCCGGTGTGCGAGCGCATGCCCACGCCGATGACCGAGACCTTGGACACGTCCTCGTCGACAGCCACGTCCTCGAAGCCGATCTCCGGCTGGTGGCTGCGGACGATTTCGACCGCGCGCTGGGCGTCACGTTTGCCGACGGTGAACTCCATGTTCGCCGTCTCGGCCGTGCGGGCGCGCGACTGGACGATCATGTCCACGTTGACGTTGGCGTCCGCCAGGGCGCCGAAGATCTTCGACGACACGCCCGGATGATCGGGCAGGCCCAGCAGGGTGATCTTGGCTTCGTCGCGGCTGTAGGCGACGCCGGAAACGATGCGCTTTTCCATGATCTCTTCCTCGTCGCACACGATGGTGCCCTGGCCGGGGGCTTCGCCCGGCTCGACAAAGCTTGAAAGGACGCGGACGGGCACGCGCTGGGCCATGGCCAGTTCGACCGAACGCGTCTGCAGAACCTTCGCCCCGAGCGAGGCCATCTCCAGCATCTCCTCATAGGAGATCTTGGCGAGCTTCCTGGCCTTGCTCTCGATGCGCGGGTCGGTGGTGTAGACGCCGTCGACGTCCGTGTAGATGTCGCAGGCCCCGCCCACGGCCGCGGCGATGGCCACGGCGCTGGTGTCCGAGCCGCCGCGGCCGAGCGTGGCGATGCGGCCCTTGCGGGTGACGCCCTGGAAGCCGGCGATGACGGCGATCTCGCCCGCCTCGAAGGCGGCCAGCAGGTTCTCGGACGGAATGTCGTCGATGCGGGCCTTGCCGTGGGCGTCGTCGGTGATGATCGGCACCTGCCAACCCATCCACGAGCGCGCGCGGTGGCCCATGTTGCGCAGGGTCATGGCCAGCAGGCCGGCGGTGACCTGTTCGCCGCTGGCGACGATCGTGTCGTATTCGTCGTCCGAGGCATCGATGCCCTGGGCGGCCGCGCCGGCGCCGTCGGTCCAGGCGACCAGCTCATTGGTCTTGCCTGACATGGCCGAGACCACGACAGCCACCTGTTTTCCGGTCGCCACCTCGGCCGCCACGAGGCGCGCGACGCGCCGGATGCGTTCGAGGTCGGCCACCGAGGTGCCGCCGAATTTCATCACCAGCCGGGACATGGGTCCGGTCGTTCCTTGATGCGGTTATTTATTGCGCGCTCAGCGCCAAGGGCCCATTCCCGACGCAAGCCGCCGCCTTCTAGACGCCAAAATGCGGCGCCGCAATGCGCGAAGTCGTAAAAATCGCTCAGTTTCGTTTCGGCGCGCTCCGCTCCGCTCGCTCGGCGATCAGCCGCACCTTGTCGAGCAAGGCGTGGCGTGAAGCGGTCAGGCTCGTCGATCATCGGGAGGCGAGCCTCGAGCTGACGCGTATCCGGCATTAAACCTTCGTCACTTGCCGCCGGCCCCGCTAGAATGACGGGGATGAGTCAGCCCTACACCTCCATCGACCCGGACGAGGTCGAGCGCTTTTCCCGCATCGCCGCCGAGTGGTGGGATCCGCACGGCAAGTTCGCGCCGCTGCACGTGTTCAATCCCGTGCGCCTGAACTTCATCCGCGATCAGGCCTGCGCCCATTTCGGCCGTGATCCGAAGGCGCGGCGGCCGTTCGAGGGGCTGAAGCTGCTGGACATCGGCTGCGGCGGCGGGCTGCTGTCCGAACCGATGGCCCGGCTGGGCTTCGAGGTGACGGCCGTCGACGCGTCCGAGCGCAACATCAAGACCGCCTCCACCCACGCCGCCGAGCAGGGGCTGGAGATCGAGTTTCGCGCCAGCACCGCCGAGGCCCTGCTGGCCGAGGGCGTGGGTCCGTTCGACATCGTCCTGAACATGGAGGTGATCGAGCACGTGGCCGATCCGGGCGAGTTCGCCCGCACCTGCTCGCGCCTGCTCAAGCCCGGCGGGCTTATGATCGTCGCCACCCTGAACCGCACGCTGAAGGCCCTGGCCCTGGCCAAGGTCGGGGCGGAATACGTCCTGCGCTGGGTGCCGGCGGGCACGCACGACTGGCGCAAGTTCCTCAAGCCCGAGGAAGTCCGCGGCTTTCTGGCTGGCGAGCC contains the following coding sequences:
- a CDS encoding aspartate kinase, translated to MSRLVMKFGGTSVADLERIRRVARLVAAEVATGKQVAVVVSAMSGKTNELVAWTDGAGAAAQGIDASDDEYDTIVASGEQVTAGLLAMTLRNMGHRARSWMGWQVPIITDDAHGKARIDDIPSENLLAAFEAGEIAVIAGFQGVTRKGRIATLGRGGSDTSAVAIAAAVGGACDIYTDVDGVYTTDPRIESKARKLAKISYEEMLEMASLGAKVLQTRSVELAMAQRVPVRVLSSFVEPGEAPGQGTIVCDEEEIMEKRIVSGVAYSRDEAKITLLGLPDHPGVSSKIFGALADANVNVDMIVQSRARTAETANMEFTVGKRDAQRAVEIVRSHQPEIGFEDVAVDEDVSKVSVIGVGMRSHTGVAKSMFEALAAKGVNIQVISTSEIKISVLIDAAYTELAVRALHAAYGLDQL
- the ubiG gene encoding bifunctional 2-polyprenyl-6-hydroxyphenol methylase/3-demethylubiquinol 3-O-methyltransferase UbiG: MSQPYTSIDPDEVERFSRIAAEWWDPHGKFAPLHVFNPVRLNFIRDQACAHFGRDPKARRPFEGLKLLDIGCGGGLLSEPMARLGFEVTAVDASERNIKTASTHAAEQGLEIEFRASTAEALLAEGVGPFDIVLNMEVIEHVADPGEFARTCSRLLKPGGLMIVATLNRTLKALALAKVGAEYVLRWVPAGTHDWRKFLKPEEVRGFLAGEPVEIAGPFGVSYSPLTGRWSQSNDTDINYMMTVKRPA